The Candidatus Saganbacteria bacterium genomic sequence TTCCCTCTCCCTGAGGGAGAGGGACGTCCCGAGCGACAGTCGAGGGACAGGGTGAGGGGGAGAGAAAAATATAACGTTGTAGCTTTTGATTATGGAGCCAAATTTAATATTTTCAACAGTCTTGTAAATGTGGGATGCAAAGTTACAGTGCTTCCTGCCACTGTAACCGCTGAAGAAGCACTATCTTGCAATCCCGATGGAATATTTTTATCTAACGGTCCTGCAGATCCTGCTGCAGTTACATATGCGATCGCTACTATTAAAAAACTAATTGGCAAGAAACCGATCTTTGGAATATGCCTTGGCCACCAGCTTTTGGGATTAGCTTTAGGCGGGAAGACCTACAAATTAAAATTCGGACATCATGGCGGCAACCAGCCAGTCATCGATCTCAAAACTCGTAAAGTTGCGATCACTGCCCAGAATCACGGATTTGCAGTTGATATCGATTCGATTCCTAAAGGACAAGTTGAACTAACTCATATTAATTTGAACGATAATACGGTTGAGGGGATGAGACACCTTAAGCTTCCAATTTTTTCGGTCCAATATCATCCTGAAGCGGCTCCCGGGCCGCACGACGCTAGTTACCTTTTTGATGAGTTTGTGGAGATGATGGAAGCCCAAAAGATCAGCAGAATATGAAAACAAAATACTTATCGAAATTAATTGGCGCAAGCGAATCAACCGGCATTGAATGGAAGCAATCGCTGTCAGAGATAAATGAAATTATACAAACGGCGGTGGCTTTTGCGAATACCGATGGTGGTCGAATATTTGTTGGGATATCCCCTGAAGGCAAGGTGCTTGGCGTTCAAACAGGTAAAGGCACTATAGAAAAATTAGTCAATCAGATCGCCCAAAATACCGACCCAAAACTCCATCCCAAAGTAAGCGTCAGGAAAATATGCGGAAGGGAAACAATCATTCTTGAGATAAAAGAATCCCGCGACCATTTGGTTTTGGCGTTTGGCCGGCCTTATAAACGCGTGGGAAAATCATCAATAAGGATAAGCAAGGACGAATATGAACGAACAATTATTGATAAGAATAAAGATCAAATTCGTTTTGACAGCCAGGTTTGCAAAGGCGCGGCACTAAAAAATATCGACCGAAATTTGATCAGGGAATTCATTGTTAAAGGGAAAACCGAGCGTGGATTGGATTTAAGCGAGAGAATGTCGGTTAAGGAAGTTTTGACGAAACTCAAGCTTTTAAAAAAGAGTAAGCTTACTAATTCCGCTATTCTCTTATTTGACTCCCCGCATAATTTTTATCCGCAATGCGAATTGAAATGCCTACGGTTCAAGGGGTTGGATGCAACAGAAGACATGTTGGATTTTAAAACGATTTTTGGAAGTATTATCAGCCAAATGCAGGAAGCGGAAAAGTTCATTTTTAATCATATCACTCTTTCTGCCTGGATCGAATCGGGGAAGTTGGAACGACAGGAGAAATGGGAATATCCGCCAAAAGCTATTCGTGAGGCTTTGGCTAATGCGATCGCACACAGGGATTATTTGTCCACAGCTAATGTCCAGGTTAGAATTTTTGATGACAGGATCGAATTCTGGAATCCGGGGAGATTGCCGGAAGGTTGGACGACAGAAACTTTGACGAGGAAGCATAAATCTCTGCCGCAAAATCCGCTGATTGCCAAGCAATTTTTTTGGATTAAGTATGTTGAAGAAGTTGGTTCGGGTACGAATAAAATAGTACGATGGTGCCGCGAGTGGGGTTTGCCGGATCCGGTTTTCGAGTATACGGGATCAAGCATCGTTGTGACGCTAAAAAAAGCCAAAAAACCAATTGGAGAAAAGAGTCGGAAAACTAGGGAGAAAACTAGGGAGAAAACTAGGGAGAAAATACTGCGACTGATAAAGAATGATCCAGCGATAACGACTCTGGCGATTGCCGAAGAATCGAAGCTGACGATTAAAGGGGTAGAATGGAATATTAATAAAATGAAGAAAGAAGGGCTTATTAAGCGCGTTGGCCCGGATAAGGGCGGACATTGGGAAATTATATAATTTGGAAACCGCGACGTCCATTCCCCGTAGCAGTGCTACTGCGAAGGATGAATTTAGTCACAGGTTTCCCGAGAGGATAAAAAGTTGCCAAAGCGTAATGATATAAAAAAAATAATGATAATCGGTGCGGGGCCGATAATAATCGGCCAAGCATGCGAGTTTGATTACTCGGGCTCTCAAGCTTGCAAAGCCCTAAAAGAAGAAGGCTATGAAGTAATACTTATTAATTCGAACCCTGCAACTATCATGACCGATCCGGATACCGCCGACAGAACATATATTGAGCCAATTACCGTTGAAATGTGCTGTAAGATAATTGAAAAAGAAAGACCGGATGCTATCCTTCCAACAATTGGCGGGCAAACTGCTCTAAATACGGCGATAGGCGTTGCAGAAACCGGAATTCTGGAAAAATATAAAATTGAAATGATCGGCGCCGATGTAGAAGCGATCAAGAAAGCCGAAGACCGCGAACTATTTAAAAAAGCTATGCAAGACGCGGGCCTCGATCTTCCAAAAAGTTCATTTGCAAAAACTATGACGGAAGCTATGAAAGCTGTCGTTGAAGTCGGACTTCCGGTTATTATCCGAGCAAGCTTTACGCTTGGCGGAACAGGGTCTCATGTAGCCCGCACAATGGATGAATTCACAGCGGCGGCAAAGCGCGGCCTTGACCTTTCTCCAATATCCGAAATTTTAGTTGAAGAAGACCTAACCGGCTGGAAAGAATACGAACTCGAAGTCATGCGCGACAAAAAAGACAATGTCGTTATAATTTGTTCGATCGAAAATATCGATGCAATGGGCGTTCACACAGGAGATTCTATAACTGTTGCTCCTCAACAAACATTAACAGATGTCGAATACCAAAAAATGCGAGACCAGAGCCTAGCCGCGATCCGTGCCATCGGAGTTGAAACCGGCGGAAGCAATGTGCAGTTTGCCGTAAATCCCGTAAATGGCCGCATGGTAATAATTGAGATGAATCCTCGTGTATCAAGGTCGTCAGCCTTAGCATCAAAAGCTACGGGATTTCCTATCGCAAAAATTGCAGCAAAATTGGCCGTTGGATATTCTTTAGATGAAATAAGAAATGATATTACAAAAGTAACTCCCGCGTCGTTTGAACCGACGATCGATTATTGCGTGGTCAAGATCCCGCGATTTACATTCGAAAAATTCCCCGATGCAGAAGCTGTTCTTGGGACTTCAATGAAATCAGTCGGCGAAACAATGGCTATCGGCAGAACATTTAAAGAAGCTCTCCAAAAAGGCCTTCGATCGCTGGAAATTGGCCGCGCAGGCTTTGGCGCCGACGGCAAAGATCCAATAAACGAAGCCTTGCTTATCGAAAAGCTAACAAAGCCAAATGATATAAGAATATTTTATGTGAAGCATGCCATTCAAAAAGGCATGACGATCGAAGAATTACATAAGCTTACGCATTACGATCCATGGTTCCTTCAGAATATGAAAGAAATTGTCGAAGAAGAGGCGACGATAAAGGGTCAAGGGGCAGGGGTCATGGAAGACAAAGATGCCATTTACCGCGCGAAACAATTCGGGTTCTCCGATAGACAGCTCGCGCATCTGGTTGGTTCAAATGAGATCACTGTCCGAGAAAAAAGGCAAAAGCTTGGTGTGAATGCCGTCTTCAAATTAGTCGATACATGCGCCGCGGAATTTGAAGCATATACTCCATATTATTATTCAACGTATGAAACCGAGAACGAAGTAAAGCGTTCAAAAAAGAAAAAAATAATGATCCTAGGCGGCGGCCCTAACAGGATAGGGCAGGGGATCGAATTTGATTATTGTTGCGTCCATGCGAGCTTTGCACTCCGTGAAGTCGGGATTGAATCGATCATGGTCAATTCAAATCCTGAAACGGTATCGACCGACTACGATACATCCGATAGATTGTATTTTGAACCGTTAACGCGTGAAGATGTATTAAATATTATCGATAACGAAAAACCAAACGGCGTCATAGTACAGTTTGGAGGACAAACGCCGCTTAATCTTGCACAAACCCTAAAGAAAGCAGGCGTTAAAATAATCGGCACCTCCCCTGAATCGATAGACAAAGCCGAAGACCGCAAACGATTTGCCAAGATGCTTAGAAAATTAAAATTGAACCAAACGGAGAACGGAACAGCTCTTTCAAAAGAGGAAGCCAAAAAGATCGCCAAAAAGATCGGCTACCCTGTATTAGTTAGGCCTTCTTATGTTTTGGGCGGACGCGCAATGCGATTGGTTTTTGACGAAACCGAGCTTGAGGATTTTATGACGAACGCGGTTTCTGTTTCATCCGACCATCCCGTATTGATCGATAAATTCTTGGAAGACGCGATCGAAGTCGATGTTGACGCGGTATCCGACGGGAAAGATACGATCGTCTGTGGAATAATGGAACATATCGAAGAGGCGGGGATCCACTCGGGAGATTCAGCCTGCGTCATTCCCCCATTCTCACTTTCAACAGAAGTCATACAAACTATAAAAGAAAATACATATGCCATGGCCAAAGAATTAAAAGTCATAGGCCTTATGAATGTCCAATTCGCGGTTAAAAATGACAAAGTATTTGTTCTGGAAGTAAATCCTCGCGCATCGCGAACCGTTCCATATGTTTCAAAAGCGACAGGAATTCCATGGGCCAAAGTCGCAACAAAAGCGATGGTTGGTAAATCATTAAAGTCACAAGGCGTTATAGAAGTTGAGATCAAACATATCGCTGTTAAAGAGGCTGTTCTTCCTTTTAATCGATTTCCTGGAGTTGATGCGGTATTGGGTCCCGAGATGAAATCAACGGGCGAGGTTATGGGAATAGACGATGACTTTGGCGCGGCATTCATGAAGAGCCAGATCGCGGCGGGACAAAATCTAAAACTTGAAGGAACCGTATTTGTTTCGGTCAACAATAAAGACAAAAGAAATATTGTTTATGTCGTTAAAAGGCTTGTAGATCTTGGATATTCGATCGTCGCAACTGTCGGTACAGCGAAAGTATTAAAGAAGAACGGGATCAAAGTCCGCGAAGTTGAAAAGCTAAGCGAAGGGCATCCTGGCATTTTGGATTTTATTAATAAGAACCAGATCTCGCTTATTATTAATACTCCCGGCGGCAGGCAAACAAGAATAGATGAAGCAAAGATCAGGTCAGCTGTTGTCATGCAGGGGATTCCGCTTATTACAACGCTATCCGGCGCGCAAGCGTCGATCAACGGTATAGAAGCTGCAAAAAAGAGAGGTTTTGAAGTTAAAGCCCTGCAGGATTACCACACAAAAACTGCTTGACAAGATATGCTTGCTATGGTATTATTTCTATAGGTCGAAGTTAATGGTAAATGTACATACAAGTTACATTGAGAACACAAGGATCTGCACCTACGTTGCGAGTTCCCTCAATTTTAGGGTCTCTTTCCCCATTAATAGCAGAAAAAAAATTCTAGGAGAAACACACACATGAAAAGTTTATTTGTAGGTAATTTGCCTTGGTCCGTTACAGACGCCGATCTTTCAGCGAAATTTTCTGAATTCGGGAATGTAATCTCAGCCAGGGTCGTAACCGATAAGTTTTCTGGCAAATCACGCGGATTTGGATTTGTTGACATGGAAGATGCGGACGCAGAAAAGGCTATAGCAGGGATGTCCGGCTATAAGTGGAATGACCGCGAAGTTACAGTCAACGAAGCAAGACCAAAGACAGAAGGCGGCCCAAGACGCGAAGGTGGACCAAGACGCGATAGCGGAAGCGGCGGACGACGCGATTTTAATCGTTTCTAAGTCTTAATTTAGTCTAAATAAGAGTCCCGATCGCGAATAGCGCATCGGGACTTTTTGTTTGCAATAACGAGCAGGCCTATAAGCCGGATTCTGTTCCTCCTACGCCGAGGCTTCGGAGGAGATGACCATCTGTCTTGCCTTTGCATTGCTGCAAAGATCTTTGCGGTCTACTCGAGATCATAACGCGCGGGCAGCGCTTTCTCTATTTGACCTTGCTCCAGGTGGGGTTTAGCACGTGACCGTCTCCGGTCAAACCGTCGTGAGCTCTTACCTCGCGTTTTCACCTTTGCCACTAAAGCTTTAGGCTCTAGTTCGGCCGTGTATTTTCTGTGCCACTTTCCTTCGAGTTTCCTCGAGTTGCCGTTAGCAACCACCCTTGCCCTAGGAGTCCGGACTTTCCTCCCTGAGCGACGCCGCTTGCGGCGGAGTCGAACGGGCAATCATCCAGCCTGCTCATATATTATTATACCAGATTTATATTGAAAAATGCTGATTTATTTAGAAAACAAGGGCGAATCTTTCTTGTCATGCGCGTCAATCCCGATATTGGACAATAGATCCGCTTCTTTATTTTTCTCGCGAGCTATATGGACGGCTTTAAAATGTTTTAATTTTCCGGCTAATCCCAATATTTGTGAGTGTAGAGGCTGGAGGCCTTCATTTTTGACCTTATATTCCCCTCGGATCTGCTTTATCAATAGTTCCGAATCGGCATAAAGTTCGATATCGGATGCGCCGAGGATCAAGGCCTCTGTTATTCCTCTTAAACAGGCAGTATATTCGGCAATATTATTTGTAGAATGCCCGATATAATCGGCGATCTCGGATACGATCCTTCCGTTTTTTTTTATTACGATCCCGATCCCTGCAGGCCCCGGATTCCCCCGAGACGCACCGTCCGTAAATATTTGAACTTTCATGATATGCATTATCGCATAAAATCAATCGGCTTGCCTTGTCATTTGTGGCTGATTATGTTAATATTTTTTTTGCCTCACCAATGATAAAAAAAGATGAGGAAAAAGAAAGGAAGCGCAAAAATGTTTAGACCTGCTTTGAGCCTCAAAAGTTTCTTGATGTCCTTGGCCCTCTTATTCTCGGGTCTTGCCGGAATGTCATTCGCAGGGGAGACCGATCTTATCGTCCCAAATTTGAGCTTGGTCAAATTCTTGGGCGTCGACGGGCATTCACTGCTTTTATGGGGCATGCTTGTTTGCGTCTTCGGATTTATTTTCGGATTGGTGCAATTTATTGAGATATCCAGGATGAAAGTCCATAGGCTTATGAAGGAAGTCTCCGAGCTTATTTTTGAAACTTGTAAGACATATCTTTTTGAACAAGGCAAATTCATAGTAACACTCGAAATACTTATCGGTTTTGTCATAATCGCATACTTTGGGGGCCTTCGGCACTTTGTAGCTACAAAAGTGCTTGTCATCCTTTTATCAAGCATTCTAGGCATTGCCGGCAGTTATTTTGTCGCGTGGTTCGGCATGAGAATAAACACGATGGCCAATTCCGCTTGCGCTTTCGCGAGTTTAGAAGGCGAACCTTATCCTGTTTACGAGATCCCCGTCAAAGCCGGGATGAGCATAGGAATGCTTCTTGTTAGCATTGAGTTGTTCATGATGCTTGGCATATTGCTTTTTATCGATCCAAGCTACGCGGGATCGTGTTTCATCGGTTTTGCCATAGGTGAATCGCTTGGAGCTACTGTGCTTAGGATCGCGGGGGGTATTTTTACAAAGATAGCGGATATCGGCTCCGATCTAATGAAGATCGCTTTCAAATTAAAAGAAGATGATCCCCGCAACCCCGGTGTTATTGCCGACTGCGTCGGAGACAATGCCGGAGATTCCGTAGGGCCAACGGCCGACGGATTTGAAACATACGGCGTAACAGGCGTTGCTCTTATTACATTTATTTTGATCGCCATCAAAGACCCTGCATTCCAGGTCCAGCTTTTGGTCTGGATCTTCTCGATGAGGGTCATTATGATAGCCGCGAGCGCCATATCCTACTGGATGAACGGTTTCTTGGCGGCAAGGCGTTACGGGCTTGCAAAAGAAATGAATTACGAAGCGCCTCTTTCTTCGCTTGTTTGGATCACATCCATTATCTCTATCATTATGACATTCTTATTCTCTTATCTTCTTATCCCTGAACTCGGCGGCGGGGCACTTTGGTGGAAACTGGCAAGCATTATCACATGCGGAACGATTGCGGGGGCCATTATTCCCGAGCTTGTCAAATTCTTTACTTCTACCGAATCTTCTTTTGTGAACAATATTTTGCAGTTCTCCAAGAAGGGCGGAGCATCCCTTAACATACTTTCAGGATTAACAGCCGGGAACTTTAGCGCGTACTGGATGGGGATGGTATTTATGTTCCTCATGGGAATCGCTTATCTTTTCAGCTTGATGGGTTTAGGTTCTCTTATGATCAATCCCGCTATTTTCGCTTTTGGCCTGGTTGCTTTCGGGTTTCTCGGTATGGGACCGGTCACTATTGCTGTTGATTCGTACGGGCCAATAGCCGACAACGCGCAATCGATCTATGAGCTTTCTCTTATCGAAAAACATCACAATGTTAAGGACGAGATCTTCAAAGATTTCGGTTTTGTCCCGGATTTTGAAAAAGCGAAGCATCATCTCGAATCAAATGACGGGGCGGGAAATACATTTAAAGCTACGGCAAAACCAGTTCTTATAGGCACTGCTGTCGTTGGCGCTACAACAATGATCTTTTCGATAATTATGATTTTGACCCATGGCTTGACTTTGAATATCGATAAACTTTCGATCATATATCCTCCATTTTTCTTGGGATTGCTTGCTGGCGGCGCAGTCATTTATTGGTTCACGGGAGCATCGATCCATGCGGTAACTGCAGGAGCCTATCAAGCAGTCGCTTTCATTAAAGACAACATCAAGCTTGCCGAAGAGCATGGGAATAAGGCGTCGCTTGAGGACAGTAAACGAGTGGTCGCAATATGCACGAAATTCGTACAAAAAGGCATGATAAACATTTTCCTTGTCATCTTGTTCTCGACTTTGGCGTTCGCATGCCTTAACTCTTTCTTATTTATAGGATATCTGGTTTCTATCGCTTTATTTGGCCTTTTCCAAGCCATCTTTATGGCGAATGCCGGCGGCGCTTGGGATAATGCCAAAAAATTGGTTGAAGTAAAATTTCGCCATATGAAGGGCACGGAGCTTCATGACGCGACAATTGTAGGTGATACTGTAGGCGATCCGTTCAAGGATACGTCATCGGTTGCGATTAACCCATTGATCAAATTCACGACATTGTTCGGGTTGCTCGCGATCGAAATTGCGATAGAATTGAGCCGTGCGACAAATCTGATATTGTCGACAATATTCTTAGTGATCTCATTCATATTTGTTTACAGGTCGTTTACAGATATGAAAATTGCGGATATCGACTAGTTATCGCGTAGGCACCCCTCTTAGGGGTGCAAAAGAAAGAACCGAGCCTAAGAGGCTCGGCTACGCGGAGTTATTTTAATGCCTTAATAAATTTCTCGTAGGGCAGGGTATTTAATATATCTTGTTTTTCCAGCCATCCGCGCCTTGCGACCAGTACACCGTACTTCATCAGATGGAGATGTCCTGTTCGATGCGAATCGGTTGAGATGATCATTTTAACTCCGAGCTTCTTTGCTCGCATGCACCAAATATCGGTTAGGTCCAGCCTGTTAGGATATGAATTTATCTCAACTGCAGTACCTGTTTTTTTACATGCTTTCAAAACTTCTTCCATATCGACATCGTATGGAGCCCTTTCTCCAATGAGCCGTCCAGATGGGTGGCCTAAAACTTTTACATATGGATTATTTACGGCTTTAATTATCCTTTCGGTTATTTTATCTTTTTGCATCTTGAAGTTCGAGTGCACAGAGGCAATGACAAAATCGAATTGTTTTAATATTTCGTCTTTGTAATCCATGGATCCATCAGGCTTAATATCGCATTCAACGCCTGCCAAAATATGGATCCCATGAATATGCTTTGCCGCATCTTTTATTTCTTTTATTTGGGCAAGGGCTTCGATTGAAGTTAATCCTCCCGCAACCCGAGTCGAGACCGAATGGTCTGTAATTGCAATATATTCATAACCTATTTTTTTCGCGGCTACAGCCATTTCTTCTATTGTGTTTGAACCATCGGATGTTTTCGTATGCATGTGCAGGTCTCCGCGGATATCTTTTAGTTCAATAAGTTTCGGAAGCTTTCCTTCCTTTGCCGTTTCGAATTCTCCTCGCATTTCGCGAAGTTCGGGCGGGATAAAATCAAAACCGAATTTTGTGAACATATCTTCTTCCGTTTCCCCGCCGATCTGTTTTCCTTTTTTGTCGAAGATGCCGTATTCATTGATTTTCCATCCTTTTTCTTGGGCAAGCTGTCTTATATGTATATTATGTCCTTTTGATCCTGTAAAATAATGCGCCGCCGCGCCAAAACTTTTTTTGGGCACAACTCTTAAGTCGGCTTGCATGCCATTTTTCATGATAACAGAAGATTTGGTTTCGCCGCGGGCGAGGACCCTATCCACAAGTGTTAGTTTTGTGAATTTGTCAATTATCTTTTCAGGTTTTTTTGAAATTACCAGTATGTCTATATCGCCTATAGTTTCCTGTCCGCGCCGAAGCGATCCGGCAACCATTATGTCATCTATTTCTTCAACATCTTTCAGTTCCTTTAACAGCGCTTCGGCATATTCGGTCGCTTCCGATATCAAAAATCTTCCGTGTGCTTTCTTTTTGAGCTCGATGCCTTTTTTAATGTTTTCTATCTTTTTTTCTTTGAATCCGGGGATGTCCTTTAATATCCCATTTTTTATCGCGGCTTCAAGCTGTGCGGGGGACGAAATCTTGAATTTTTTATGGAGCAGCATTGCGGTTTTGGGACCTAGCCCCGGTATCTC encodes the following:
- the carA gene encoding glutamine-hydrolyzing carbamoyl-phosphate synthase small subunit — translated: MKAFLALEDGAVLTGQSFGYCGAASGEVVFNTSLSGYQEILTDPSYKGQIVTMTYPLIGNYGTNDADIESITPQVEAFIVRENSKIASNFRSKLKLDEYLQKNKIVAIEGIDTRMVTRKLRIKGALKGYISTTESDPAILVDKAKKSKGVEGVDLVKVVTCKKPYLWNDSKYAVLPSPSFPLPEGEGRPERQSRDRVRGREKYNVVAFDYGAKFNIFNSLVNVGCKVTVLPATVTAEEALSCNPDGIFLSNGPADPAAVTYAIATIKKLIGKKPIFGICLGHQLLGLALGGKTYKLKFGHHGGNQPVIDLKTRKVAITAQNHGFAVDIDSIPKGQVELTHINLNDNTVEGMRHLKLPIFSVQYHPEAAPGPHDASYLFDEFVEMMEAQKISRI
- the carB gene encoding carbamoyl-phosphate synthase large subunit, encoding MPKRNDIKKIMIIGAGPIIIGQACEFDYSGSQACKALKEEGYEVILINSNPATIMTDPDTADRTYIEPITVEMCCKIIEKERPDAILPTIGGQTALNTAIGVAETGILEKYKIEMIGADVEAIKKAEDRELFKKAMQDAGLDLPKSSFAKTMTEAMKAVVEVGLPVIIRASFTLGGTGSHVARTMDEFTAAAKRGLDLSPISEILVEEDLTGWKEYELEVMRDKKDNVVIICSIENIDAMGVHTGDSITVAPQQTLTDVEYQKMRDQSLAAIRAIGVETGGSNVQFAVNPVNGRMVIIEMNPRVSRSSALASKATGFPIAKIAAKLAVGYSLDEIRNDITKVTPASFEPTIDYCVVKIPRFTFEKFPDAEAVLGTSMKSVGETMAIGRTFKEALQKGLRSLEIGRAGFGADGKDPINEALLIEKLTKPNDIRIFYVKHAIQKGMTIEELHKLTHYDPWFLQNMKEIVEEEATIKGQGAGVMEDKDAIYRAKQFGFSDRQLAHLVGSNEITVREKRQKLGVNAVFKLVDTCAAEFEAYTPYYYSTYETENEVKRSKKKKIMILGGGPNRIGQGIEFDYCCVHASFALREVGIESIMVNSNPETVSTDYDTSDRLYFEPLTREDVLNIIDNEKPNGVIVQFGGQTPLNLAQTLKKAGVKIIGTSPESIDKAEDRKRFAKMLRKLKLNQTENGTALSKEEAKKIAKKIGYPVLVRPSYVLGGRAMRLVFDETELEDFMTNAVSVSSDHPVLIDKFLEDAIEVDVDAVSDGKDTIVCGIMEHIEEAGIHSGDSACVIPPFSLSTEVIQTIKENTYAMAKELKVIGLMNVQFAVKNDKVFVLEVNPRASRTVPYVSKATGIPWAKVATKAMVGKSLKSQGVIEVEIKHIAVKEAVLPFNRFPGVDAVLGPEMKSTGEVMGIDDDFGAAFMKSQIAAGQNLKLEGTVFVSVNNKDKRNIVYVVKRLVDLGYSIVATVGTAKVLKKNGIKVREVEKLSEGHPGILDFINKNQISLIINTPGGRQTRIDEAKIRSAVVMQGIPLITTLSGAQASINGIEAAKKRGFEVKALQDYHTKTA
- a CDS encoding putative DNA binding domain-containing protein translates to MKTKYLSKLIGASESTGIEWKQSLSEINEIIQTAVAFANTDGGRIFVGISPEGKVLGVQTGKGTIEKLVNQIAQNTDPKLHPKVSVRKICGRETIILEIKESRDHLVLAFGRPYKRVGKSSIRISKDEYERTIIDKNKDQIRFDSQVCKGAALKNIDRNLIREFIVKGKTERGLDLSERMSVKEVLTKLKLLKKSKLTNSAILLFDSPHNFYPQCELKCLRFKGLDATEDMLDFKTIFGSIISQMQEAEKFIFNHITLSAWIESGKLERQEKWEYPPKAIREALANAIAHRDYLSTANVQVRIFDDRIEFWNPGRLPEGWTTETLTRKHKSLPQNPLIAKQFFWIKYVEEVGSGTNKIVRWCREWGLPDPVFEYTGSSIVVTLKKAKKPIGEKSRKTREKTREKTREKILRLIKNDPAITTLAIAEESKLTIKGVEWNINKMKKEGLIKRVGPDKGGHWEII
- a CDS encoding ribonuclease HI family protein, which encodes MMKVQIFTDGASRGNPGPAGIGIVIKKNGRIVSEIADYIGHSTNNIAEYTACLRGITEALILGASDIELYADSELLIKQIRGEYKVKNEGLQPLHSQILGLAGKLKHFKAVHIAREKNKEADLLSNIGIDAHDKKDSPLFSK
- a CDS encoding sodium-translocating pyrophosphatase; this encodes MSLALLFSGLAGMSFAGETDLIVPNLSLVKFLGVDGHSLLLWGMLVCVFGFIFGLVQFIEISRMKVHRLMKEVSELIFETCKTYLFEQGKFIVTLEILIGFVIIAYFGGLRHFVATKVLVILLSSILGIAGSYFVAWFGMRINTMANSACAFASLEGEPYPVYEIPVKAGMSIGMLLVSIELFMMLGILLFIDPSYAGSCFIGFAIGESLGATVLRIAGGIFTKIADIGSDLMKIAFKLKEDDPRNPGVIADCVGDNAGDSVGPTADGFETYGVTGVALITFILIAIKDPAFQVQLLVWIFSMRVIMIAASAISYWMNGFLAARRYGLAKEMNYEAPLSSLVWITSIISIIMTFLFSYLLIPELGGGALWWKLASIITCGTIAGAIIPELVKFFTSTESSFVNNILQFSKKGGASLNILSGLTAGNFSAYWMGMVFMFLMGIAYLFSLMGLGSLMINPAIFAFGLVAFGFLGMGPVTIAVDSYGPIADNAQSIYELSLIEKHHNVKDEIFKDFGFVPDFEKAKHHLESNDGAGNTFKATAKPVLIGTAVVGATTMIFSIIMILTHGLTLNIDKLSIIYPPFFLGLLAGGAVIYWFTGASIHAVTAGAYQAVAFIKDNIKLAEEHGNKASLEDSKRVVAICTKFVQKGMINIFLVILFSTLAFACLNSFLFIGYLVSIALFGLFQAIFMANAGGAWDNAKKLVEVKFRHMKGTELHDATIVGDTVGDPFKDTSSVAINPLIKFTTLFGLLAIEIAIELSRATNLILSTIFLVISFIFVYRSFTDMKIADID
- a CDS encoding RNA-binding protein produces the protein MKSLFVGNLPWSVTDADLSAKFSEFGNVISARVVTDKFSGKSRGFGFVDMEDADAEKAIAGMSGYKWNDREVTVNEARPKTEGGPRREGGPRRDSGSGGRRDFNRF
- the polX gene encoding DNA polymerase/3'-5' exonuclease PolX, with translation MENLGISKIFSQIAELLELKGKNPFKIKAYQRAAQSIESLSKNINDLYDSGGLKALEEIPGVGKSIAEHIEELIKHGKITKYKELLKEFPPDFIKLLEIPGLGPKTAMLLHKKFKISSPAQLEAAIKNGILKDIPGFKEKKIENIKKGIELKKKAHGRFLISEATEYAEALLKELKDVEEIDDIMVAGSLRRGQETIGDIDILVISKKPEKIIDKFTKLTLVDRVLARGETKSSVIMKNGMQADLRVVPKKSFGAAAHYFTGSKGHNIHIRQLAQEKGWKINEYGIFDKKGKQIGGETEEDMFTKFGFDFIPPELREMRGEFETAKEGKLPKLIELKDIRGDLHMHTKTSDGSNTIEEMAVAAKKIGYEYIAITDHSVSTRVAGGLTSIEALAQIKEIKDAAKHIHGIHILAGVECDIKPDGSMDYKDEILKQFDFVIASVHSNFKMQKDKITERIIKAVNNPYVKVLGHPSGRLIGERAPYDVDMEEVLKACKKTGTAVEINSYPNRLDLTDIWCMRAKKLGVKMIISTDSHRTGHLHLMKYGVLVARRGWLEKQDILNTLPYEKFIKALK